One Coffea arabica cultivar ET-39 chromosome 5e, Coffea Arabica ET-39 HiFi, whole genome shotgun sequence DNA segment encodes these proteins:
- the LOC140006855 gene encoding uncharacterized protein: MVAMNLEGKALQWHQIFMRSRITRELPAWEEYIKELASRFGGCWYDDSMGELKALKQEGSVLEYQEQFEKLLNRVELPEDYATNCFLSGLKTEIQLAIGGEETRALKLPGRKKTVLNEIGGEMVRHYCPPLTRLKVEKLQKNTPGNHSGGCHLRRWMKKGKGLCFWCDEKFEVGHRCRNKQLFRLEVCTEEEDEEVEVESEEEGGVSQGNLAHISLNAMT, encoded by the exons atggtTGCTATGAACTTGgagggaaaagctctccaatggCACCAGATCTTTATGAGATCTCGCATCACCAGGGAATTGCCTGCTTGGGAGGAATACATCAAGGAGTTGGCATCCAGGTTTGGAGGTTGTTGGTATGATGATTCGATGGGAGAACTGAAGGCTTTGAAACAAGAAGGATCAGTGCTGGAGTACCAGGAGCAGTTTGAGAAGCTACTGAACAGGGTGGAGCTGCCTGAAGATTATGCCACCAACTGTTTTCTCAGTGGTCTGAAGACAGAAATACAGTTGGCT ATAGGTGGAGAGGAGACAAGAGCTTTGAAACTCcctggaagaaagaaaacagttttgaatGAAATTGGAGGAGAGATGGTAAGGCACTACTGCCCACCCCTAACCAGGCTAAAGGTGGAAAAACTACAGAAGAACACACCAGGAAACCATTCAGGAGGCTGTCATCTGCGGAGATGGATGAAAAAGGGCAAAGGCCTCTGTTTCTGGTGTGATGAGAAATTTGAAGTTGGCCATAGATGTAGGAACAAGCAATTATTTCGATTGGAAGTGTGTACAGAGGAGGAGGATGAGGAAGTGGAGGTTGAATCTGAGGAGGAGGGAGGAGTCTCACAAGGTAATTTGGCTCATATTTCCTTAAATGCCATGACCTGA